The following proteins come from a genomic window of Novosphingobium sp. P6W:
- a CDS encoding VOC family protein: MSRLYGNAIQAGYLVEALEPAIAFWTGTLGIGPFFVMPPPQFAWLRHDGQETERTDIIGQVALAQSGDIQIELIVPGPDASTYRDFLAGGGRGMHHLGMASDRFDDQRSAAIASGMTVATEGATQRTRFAYLQPPPDAPGPIIELIDMVPVMTEIYERVRAASQGWDGRDPMRAY, translated from the coding sequence ATGAGCAGGCTCTACGGAAATGCCATTCAGGCAGGCTACCTTGTCGAAGCCCTGGAACCGGCGATCGCGTTCTGGACGGGCACGCTGGGCATCGGGCCTTTCTTCGTCATGCCTCCGCCCCAATTCGCATGGCTGCGCCATGACGGGCAGGAGACGGAGCGCACCGACATCATCGGTCAAGTCGCCCTGGCGCAAAGCGGCGATATCCAGATCGAACTCATCGTTCCCGGCCCCGATGCTTCGACCTACCGCGATTTTCTGGCCGGCGGCGGGCGCGGAATGCACCACCTCGGCATGGCAAGCGACCGCTTCGACGACCAGCGCAGCGCTGCCATCGCTTCCGGCATGACGGTCGCCACCGAAGGCGCCACACAGCGCACCCGCTTCGCCTATCTGCAGCCGCCGCCGGATGCGCCGGGCCCGATCATCGAACTGATCGACATGGTGCCGGTGATGACCGAAATCTACGAACGCGTGCGCGCCGCCTCGCAAGGCTGGGACGGCCGCGATCCCATGCGCGCTTACTGA
- a CDS encoding aldo/keto reductase yields the protein MTPRPLGRTGLSAAPLMLGGNVFGWTAGRKESFAILDAFVDAGGSLVDTADVYSAWALGNVGGESETLIGDWLRSGGRRESLVIATKVGLLDGAGGKGLSASRIAGAVEESLQRLGTDHIDIYFAHRDDPAAPLEETLEAFDRLVRSGKVRALGASNYEADRLEAALKTSDANGWARFAVIEPRYNLIERDGYEGALQALALRECLAVVPYFALANGLLTGKYRSAGDVAGHAREQYLKPLFERANVPRVIAAMDEIAAQTGASMVSIAIAWMLARPGVSAPIASVSRPAQLGDLVAGTQLQLNAAQLARLDGTGV from the coding sequence GTGACACCGCGCCCCCTTGGCCGAACTGGCCTCAGCGCCGCCCCGCTCATGCTGGGCGGCAACGTGTTCGGCTGGACCGCAGGCCGCAAGGAGAGCTTCGCCATCCTCGACGCCTTCGTCGATGCCGGAGGCTCGCTGGTCGACACGGCAGACGTCTACTCGGCGTGGGCACTGGGCAATGTCGGCGGCGAATCCGAAACTCTGATCGGTGACTGGCTGCGCAGCGGCGGACGGCGCGAAAGCCTGGTGATCGCCACCAAGGTCGGCCTGCTCGACGGCGCAGGCGGCAAGGGCCTGTCAGCATCGCGCATTGCCGGCGCGGTGGAGGAATCGTTGCAGCGCCTCGGCACCGATCATATCGACATCTACTTCGCCCACCGTGACGATCCTGCCGCTCCGCTGGAAGAAACGCTGGAGGCCTTCGACCGGCTGGTGAGGTCCGGCAAAGTCCGGGCGCTGGGCGCTTCCAATTATGAAGCCGACCGGCTCGAAGCGGCGCTGAAGACAAGCGACGCCAATGGCTGGGCTCGCTTCGCGGTGATCGAACCGCGCTACAACCTGATCGAACGCGATGGCTACGAAGGCGCGCTGCAAGCGCTCGCCTTGCGCGAATGCCTTGCGGTTGTTCCTTACTTTGCGCTGGCGAACGGGCTGCTCACCGGCAAGTACCGCAGCGCAGGGGATGTCGCCGGTCATGCCCGCGAACAGTACCTCAAACCCCTGTTCGAACGCGCCAATGTCCCCCGGGTGATCGCCGCGATGGATGAAATCGCTGCGCAGACCGGCGCCTCGATGGTCAGCATCGCCATCGCCTGGATGCTGGCCCGGCCCGGTGTCAGCGCCCCCATAGCCAGCGTATCGCGGCCGGCGCAACTGGGCGATCTCGTGGCCGGGACGCAGCTGCAACTTAATGCCGCGCAGCTTGCACGGCTCGATGGAACCGGCGTTTGA
- a CDS encoding MFS transporter, which yields MSFSALRRSPWFALAALTITFSVGFVDRQILNLLVQPIKADFGLSDLEISLLQGAAFSIAYLIMSPVFGRWVDVSGRRRILLGCIAVWSVFTAACGFTRSFGALFAARSGVGAAEAGLTPSSWSLLSDLFDEKRLARALSIYNMGPYIGSGLALLLGGVVIEWATRADLSAVPVIGALAPWQITFVIVSTLGLVCIAMVAAMREPPRGAVDPGQTDSPPPLTLGEALSILWAHRGFYGYFYIGMALAIIPIYAFPAWLPTVAIRQYGVSIGQVGMTYGLLTLVGGSLGVLTGPTLGRWLARAGYPDANMRLGVISALAVFACCAALLMRSGYEMVLAIGGIISFCYSIPTAMAATALQVVTPNRMRGLASSLYIVLVTLMGLGIAPVTVAFLTDKVFRDELRVGDSLGIVCAISALLSCGALWLSLKAYRRLILDPIRLA from the coding sequence TTGAGCTTTTCCGCGCTGCGCCGCTCGCCGTGGTTCGCTCTGGCAGCGCTGACGATCACTTTCAGCGTCGGCTTCGTCGACCGCCAGATCCTCAACCTGCTGGTGCAGCCGATCAAGGCCGACTTCGGGCTCAGCGACCTCGAAATCAGCCTGCTGCAAGGGGCGGCATTCTCTATCGCCTACCTCATCATGAGCCCGGTATTCGGGCGCTGGGTCGACGTTTCGGGCCGCCGCCGCATCCTGCTGGGCTGCATCGCGGTGTGGAGCGTGTTCACTGCCGCCTGCGGCTTCACCCGCAGCTTCGGCGCGCTGTTCGCCGCGCGTTCGGGCGTGGGTGCGGCTGAGGCCGGGCTGACACCGTCCTCGTGGTCGCTGCTCAGCGATCTGTTCGACGAAAAGCGCCTGGCCCGCGCGCTCAGCATCTACAACATGGGGCCGTACATCGGCAGCGGGCTGGCCCTGCTGCTGGGCGGCGTGGTGATCGAATGGGCCACCCGCGCCGATCTTTCCGCCGTGCCGGTAATCGGCGCGCTGGCGCCTTGGCAGATCACCTTCGTGATCGTCAGCACGCTGGGCCTGGTATGCATCGCCATGGTCGCGGCGATGCGCGAGCCGCCGCGCGGCGCGGTCGATCCCGGGCAGACCGACAGCCCGCCGCCGCTCACCCTGGGGGAGGCCCTCTCAATCCTATGGGCCCACCGCGGGTTCTACGGATATTTCTATATCGGCATGGCGCTGGCCATCATCCCGATCTACGCCTTCCCGGCTTGGCTGCCGACCGTGGCGATCCGCCAGTACGGCGTTTCCATCGGGCAGGTCGGCATGACATATGGCCTGCTCACGCTGGTCGGCGGATCGCTGGGCGTGCTGACCGGGCCTACGCTGGGCCGGTGGCTGGCCCGGGCGGGCTATCCCGACGCCAATATGCGCCTTGGCGTGATCAGTGCGCTGGCGGTCTTCGCCTGCTGCGCCGCGCTGCTGATGCGCAGTGGTTACGAGATGGTGCTGGCCATCGGCGGGATCATCAGCTTCTGCTACTCCATCCCCACCGCCATGGCCGCTACCGCATTGCAGGTGGTGACGCCCAACCGGATGCGCGGCCTTGCCTCCTCGCTCTACATCGTGCTGGTGACGCTGATGGGGCTGGGCATCGCGCCGGTGACCGTGGCCTTCCTCACCGACAAGGTTTTCCGCGACGAACTGCGCGTGGGGGACTCGCTTGGCATCGTCTGCGCCATCTCGGCTTTGCTTAGCTGCGGGGCCCTGTGGCTCAGCCTGAAGGCCTATCGCCGCCTGATCCTCGATCCGATCAGGCTGGCCTGA
- a CDS encoding VOC family protein encodes MTIDPGLIFHTGIAVADMAQAQDFYARSLGVEWAPVHRYRPLPLWIAGQGWCDVEIDAVYSRHGPHRLELIKGPKGSFYDPALMRSVSHTGIWATNVGDEVERLTGIGWRVMAAKGSPQERYGNMAYVTDPAGGMVLELVGRELQPMLEAWFAET; translated from the coding sequence ATGACCATCGATCCCGGTCTCATCTTCCACACCGGCATCGCCGTGGCCGACATGGCGCAGGCACAGGATTTTTATGCGCGCTCGCTCGGCGTGGAATGGGCACCGGTCCACCGCTATCGCCCGCTGCCGCTGTGGATCGCAGGTCAGGGTTGGTGCGACGTTGAGATCGATGCGGTCTATTCCCGGCATGGCCCGCATCGGCTGGAACTGATTAAGGGGCCGAAGGGCAGCTTCTACGACCCGGCACTGATGCGCAGCGTCAGCCACACCGGCATATGGGCCACGAATGTCGGCGACGAGGTGGAGCGCCTGACGGGCATCGGCTGGCGCGTGATGGCGGCCAAAGGCTCGCCGCAGGAGCGGTATGGCAACATGGCCTATGTGACCGATCCGGCAGGCGGTATGGTTCTGGAACTGGTGGGCCGGGAACTGCAGCCAATGCTTGAGGCCTGGTTCGCAGAGACCTGA
- a CDS encoding TonB-dependent receptor — translation MKDLKNFHRTCLVAGLLTSASALGLSGAAMAQEAAPQAAQPTGGLEEIVVTARKRTESLQDIPVAVTAYSPAQIARQDISNIERIAASTPNLTVGRATTGSGAQISLRGIGTPASALGIESSTAIIVDGIYYASGRILNEGFFDLARIEVLKGPQALFFGKNATAGVISITTADPGSSFEASTRVGYEIRAKRPYIEQMISTPITDTLGIRVALRGSKMFGGYTRNYATAQPFTVTDQAGGPVQNLVAAPGDRTGPKEGELVGRVTLKWEPTDNITNTFKVSANQSTTNDGAWNNIVFSCANGFSTLQPTVRCKRDWKYYHNEMPKEIAANFPFARDDGELYTKYRSFQATNNLEWKLGDVTLTSATNFQHQNNRWLTDSDYQQRATQIYVGSREKWTAFSEELRAQTNLDGPLNIMVGALYQKTKLQSDQYVYSGNVRVSTQRPEWEYVAFGKDSYTKGETISPFAQVTWKVIPEIELGGGIRYTHETKDSFFVHPVNRPGQINRLNDPIYADQTFTNWSPELTASYKPVPNVNIYGGFKTGYKSGGFSNQSSYTQASAPGDLAFGPERAKGFEGGVKTTLLNNQLRFDVAIYSYKYTDLQVDFFEAQTFRYVTTNAGSARTKGIEVSTEFAPHSVPGLILRGAINYNKARYLEFIAPCVTGQTPAQGCSTTAASPYGGLFVQDLSGKPTANAPRWTGAVGASYETDVSQGMSVALSADARYSGSYNASPFANPLATQPRYVNLDASLTLKSKAGWDLAVIGKNLTNQFVISGALDSPATGRGTGTAAGVLGDQRGYANTPRTVQLQVTYHY, via the coding sequence ATGAAGGACCTGAAAAATTTCCATCGCACATGCCTGGTTGCCGGGCTGCTGACTTCGGCGTCCGCGCTGGGCCTGTCCGGCGCCGCCATGGCGCAGGAAGCGGCTCCGCAGGCGGCGCAGCCCACTGGCGGCCTTGAGGAGATCGTCGTTACCGCCCGCAAGCGCACGGAGTCTCTCCAGGACATTCCGGTCGCGGTGACGGCCTATTCGCCGGCGCAGATCGCCCGGCAGGATATCTCCAATATCGAGCGCATCGCTGCATCCACGCCCAACCTCACGGTCGGACGCGCGACCACCGGGTCGGGCGCGCAGATTTCGCTGCGCGGCATCGGCACTCCGGCCAGCGCATTGGGCATCGAATCGTCAACCGCGATCATCGTCGACGGCATCTACTACGCCAGCGGCCGCATCCTGAACGAAGGCTTCTTCGATCTGGCGCGGATCGAGGTGCTGAAGGGGCCGCAGGCGCTGTTCTTCGGGAAGAACGCCACCGCCGGCGTGATCTCCATCACGACCGCCGACCCCGGCTCCAGTTTCGAGGCATCCACGCGCGTCGGCTACGAAATCCGGGCCAAGCGGCCTTACATCGAGCAGATGATCTCCACCCCGATCACTGACACGCTGGGCATTCGCGTGGCGCTGCGCGGGTCCAAGATGTTTGGCGGCTACACCCGCAACTATGCAACCGCGCAGCCCTTCACCGTGACCGACCAGGCGGGCGGACCGGTGCAGAACCTCGTCGCGGCGCCGGGCGACCGCACGGGCCCGAAGGAAGGCGAACTGGTGGGCCGCGTCACGCTCAAGTGGGAGCCGACCGACAACATCACCAACACCTTCAAGGTTTCTGCCAACCAGAGCACCACCAACGACGGCGCCTGGAACAACATCGTGTTCTCATGCGCCAACGGGTTCAGCACATTGCAGCCCACTGTGCGCTGCAAGCGTGACTGGAAGTATTACCACAACGAGATGCCCAAGGAGATCGCCGCGAACTTCCCCTTCGCCCGCGATGATGGCGAACTCTACACCAAGTATCGCTCGTTCCAGGCCACCAACAATCTGGAATGGAAACTGGGCGACGTGACGCTGACATCGGCCACGAATTTCCAGCACCAGAACAACCGCTGGCTGACGGACAGCGACTATCAGCAGCGCGCAACCCAGATCTATGTCGGATCGCGTGAGAAGTGGACCGCGTTTTCCGAGGAACTGCGCGCCCAGACCAATCTCGACGGCCCGCTCAACATCATGGTCGGCGCGTTGTACCAGAAGACCAAGCTGCAATCGGACCAGTACGTCTATTCGGGCAACGTGCGCGTCAGCACCCAGCGTCCCGAGTGGGAATATGTCGCGTTCGGCAAGGATTCCTACACCAAGGGCGAAACGATATCGCCCTTTGCGCAGGTTACCTGGAAGGTCATTCCCGAAATCGAACTGGGCGGCGGCATCCGTTATACGCATGAGACCAAGGACAGCTTCTTTGTCCATCCAGTCAACCGTCCCGGCCAGATCAACCGCCTGAACGACCCGATCTATGCCGACCAGACCTTCACCAACTGGAGCCCTGAACTTACCGCGTCGTACAAGCCGGTGCCCAACGTCAATATCTATGGCGGCTTCAAGACCGGCTACAAGTCGGGCGGCTTCTCCAACCAGAGTTCGTACACCCAGGCTTCGGCACCGGGAGATCTTGCGTTCGGTCCGGAGCGTGCCAAGGGCTTCGAAGGCGGCGTGAAGACTACGCTTCTGAACAACCAGCTTCGCTTCGATGTGGCGATCTACAGCTACAAGTACACCGACCTTCAGGTGGACTTCTTCGAAGCCCAGACTTTCCGTTATGTCACCACCAATGCCGGTTCGGCGCGCACCAAGGGCATCGAAGTCTCGACCGAGTTCGCCCCGCATTCGGTGCCGGGCCTGATCCTGCGCGGCGCGATCAACTACAATAAGGCGCGCTATCTCGAATTCATCGCCCCTTGCGTCACCGGGCAGACTCCCGCGCAGGGTTGCAGCACCACGGCGGCCAGCCCTTACGGCGGTCTGTTCGTGCAGGACCTGAGCGGCAAGCCTACCGCCAATGCACCGCGCTGGACCGGCGCCGTGGGCGCCAGCTACGAAACGGATGTCAGCCAGGGCATGTCGGTCGCGCTGTCTGCGGATGCGCGCTATTCCGGCAGCTACAACGCCTCGCCCTTCGCCAATCCGCTGGCGACGCAGCCCAGGTACGTGAACCTCGATGCCTCGCTGACGTTGAAGTCGAAAGCAGGCTGGGACCTTGCCGTCATCGGCAAGAACCTGACCAATCAGTTCGTCATCTCGGGCGCGCTGGATTCTCCGGCCACCGGCAGGGGCACGGGCACCGCTGCCGGCGTTCTGGGCGACCAGCGTGGCTATGCCAATACGCCGCGCACGGTGCAGTTGCAGGTGACATACCACTACTGA
- a CDS encoding FAD-dependent oxidoreductase — MSATDYDVIVIGTGAAGLSAAALAVENGASVLMVEAADRTGGSSALSGGVFYAAGTSLQREAGIADDTTEAMYQYYMTLNQYKLEASLVRTLCEQSTEAFEWLRSVGVGFTTNNLYASGVDKMRRGHRATGDGAGIVEGLEGFLSGKAVDTVLETRVESLLVERGRVAGIVADGQPVRSNAVVLATGGFGASPEMLAQFYPDAARYGDLHWYIGAPTCRGDGIKLAQQVEGQVSQHNRGLLLITPGFAKDLESYLPGWLMMVNRDGRRFVDETIEYSVLAAVLDEQPGQDCYAIFDEASRLASRTTRYRPAPSWTAERLAEHVEAGTLVRGATLAELADALGLPAKRLATTAERYNEFNQIGVDGDFFKPAEMLRPVAEGPFYAAHIRPGIICWTGTGIRIDTQARVLDAADRPVPGLYAAGETTGGMFGQCYAAGGASIGNAVIFGRIAGRGAALEKNRMTRSAIA; from the coding sequence ATGAGCGCGACCGACTACGATGTGATCGTCATCGGCACCGGCGCGGCCGGGCTGAGCGCGGCCGCACTGGCCGTCGAAAACGGCGCCAGCGTGCTGATGGTGGAAGCGGCGGACCGCACCGGCGGGTCGAGCGCATTGTCGGGCGGGGTGTTCTATGCCGCCGGCACTTCGCTCCAACGCGAAGCCGGGATCGCGGACGACACCACCGAGGCGATGTACCAGTATTACATGACGCTCAACCAGTACAAGCTGGAAGCCTCGCTGGTGCGCACCTTGTGCGAGCAGTCGACCGAGGCGTTCGAATGGCTGCGCAGCGTCGGCGTCGGGTTTACCACCAACAACCTCTACGCCTCGGGCGTCGACAAGATGCGGCGCGGCCACCGCGCGACAGGCGACGGCGCCGGCATCGTCGAGGGGCTGGAAGGCTTCCTCTCCGGCAAGGCGGTCGATACCGTGCTGGAAACGCGGGTCGAAAGCCTGCTGGTGGAACGTGGCCGCGTTGCCGGGATCGTGGCGGACGGCCAGCCGGTGCGCAGCAATGCGGTGGTGCTTGCCACAGGCGGCTTCGGCGCCAGTCCCGAGATGCTGGCCCAGTTCTATCCCGACGCCGCGCGCTACGGCGACCTGCACTGGTACATCGGCGCACCCACCTGCCGGGGCGATGGCATCAAACTGGCGCAGCAGGTCGAAGGGCAGGTCAGCCAGCACAATCGCGGCTTGCTGCTCATCACGCCAGGCTTCGCGAAAGACCTTGAAAGCTACCTGCCCGGCTGGCTGATGATGGTGAACCGCGATGGCCGACGCTTCGTGGACGAGACCATCGAATATTCCGTCCTTGCCGCCGTGCTGGACGAACAGCCGGGGCAGGACTGCTACGCCATCTTCGACGAAGCCTCGCGCCTTGCCTCGCGCACGACCCGCTACCGCCCCGCGCCAAGCTGGACCGCCGAGCGCCTTGCCGAGCATGTCGAGGCCGGCACCCTGGTGCGCGGCGCCACTCTGGCAGAGCTTGCGGATGCGCTGGGCCTCCCTGCAAAGCGGCTGGCCACCACGGCCGAGCGCTACAACGAATTTAACCAAATAGGTGTCGACGGAGACTTCTTCAAGCCCGCCGAAATGCTGCGCCCTGTCGCCGAAGGGCCGTTCTATGCCGCCCACATCCGCCCCGGCATCATCTGCTGGACCGGCACCGGCATCCGCATAGACACCCAGGCCCGGGTGCTGGACGCCGCCGATCGGCCGGTGCCCGGCCTTTACGCTGCCGGGGAAACGACCGGCGGCATGTTCGGCCAGTGCTACGCGGCGGGCGGTGCCTCGATCGGCAACGCCGTGATCTTCGGCCGCATCGCCGGGCGCGGCGCGGCCCTGGAAAAGAACCGCATGACAAGGAGCGCAATCGCATGA
- a CDS encoding FAD-dependent oxidoreductase, protein MTTETRTVDVLIAGSGAAGLTAAVTARRAGLDVLVVEKEAVFGGTTATSGGVLWVPGNHYSPGMQRATGQSDDIENARAYLIEETGNYIEPDRVEAYLDTAPRMVRFLEEQSHVRFYGMDYPDYHSESAHSSIVRSIGTVDYEARALGKHLKNLKQQLPQTLFLGFAVGSGVEMIQFMKAGRSVKALGFVAKKLMKHFADVLRYGEGQQVVRGRALVARLARTLFDLDVPIWLSSPVGTLTREDGRVTGAEIVTPNGKVLVTARKGVVLACGGYPNDPDRRAATFPAPAGNHDHRNPTNPGNTGDGIRLAESAGGVFNGNVAHPAPWMPVSVIPGSKDFTGVWPHLIDRQKPGFLAVRPDGRRFGDESSAYHDFVPQMIEASEGDTSAFAWLIGDAAAVKKWGIGMVRPFPIPHGKHLRSGYLKREDTLEKLAQVCGIAPAALVATVSAFNANAQAGVDPDFGRGGRVYDVYQGDPEHQPNTCLGPLTKGPFYAVKLEAGIIGTFAGLKTDRHARVLNDGGAPVGGLYAVGNDQANVFAGAYPGAGATIGPAMTFAYIAGRHLAGQEA, encoded by the coding sequence ATGACGACCGAAACCAGGACCGTCGACGTGCTGATCGCCGGCAGCGGCGCGGCCGGCCTGACCGCTGCCGTCACCGCGCGCCGCGCCGGTCTGGACGTCCTTGTGGTCGAGAAGGAAGCCGTATTCGGCGGCACCACCGCCACCTCGGGCGGGGTGCTGTGGGTGCCCGGCAACCACTATTCGCCCGGCATGCAGCGCGCCACCGGCCAGAGCGACGATATCGAGAATGCCCGCGCCTACCTGATCGAGGAAACCGGCAACTACATCGAGCCCGACCGGGTGGAGGCCTACCTCGACACCGCGCCGCGCATGGTGCGCTTTCTGGAGGAACAGAGCCACGTCCGCTTCTACGGCATGGACTATCCCGATTATCACTCGGAAAGCGCGCATAGCTCGATCGTCCGTTCGATCGGCACCGTCGATTACGAGGCCCGCGCGCTGGGCAAGCACCTCAAGAACCTCAAGCAGCAATTGCCGCAGACGCTGTTCCTGGGTTTTGCGGTGGGTTCGGGCGTGGAGATGATCCAGTTCATGAAGGCCGGCCGGTCGGTCAAGGCGCTGGGCTTCGTGGCGAAGAAACTGATGAAGCACTTTGCCGACGTCCTGCGGTACGGCGAAGGACAGCAGGTGGTGCGCGGCCGTGCGCTGGTGGCGCGCCTTGCCCGCACGCTGTTCGACCTCGACGTGCCGATCTGGCTGTCCTCTCCCGTCGGCACGCTGACCCGCGAGGACGGGCGCGTCACCGGGGCGGAGATCGTCACGCCGAACGGTAAGGTTCTGGTCACCGCGCGAAAGGGCGTGGTGCTGGCCTGCGGCGGCTATCCCAACGACCCCGACCGCCGCGCCGCGACCTTCCCCGCGCCCGCCGGCAACCACGACCACCGCAACCCCACAAACCCCGGCAACACCGGCGACGGCATCCGCCTGGCCGAAAGCGCGGGCGGCGTGTTCAACGGCAACGTCGCTCACCCGGCGCCGTGGATGCCGGTTTCGGTGATCCCCGGCTCCAAGGATTTCACCGGAGTGTGGCCCCATCTGATCGACCGCCAGAAGCCCGGCTTCCTTGCCGTGCGCCCGGATGGCCGCCGCTTCGGCGACGAATCCAGCGCCTATCACGATTTCGTACCGCAGATGATCGAGGCCAGCGAGGGCGATACCAGCGCCTTCGCCTGGCTGATCGGAGATGCGGCGGCGGTGAAGAAATGGGGCATCGGCATGGTCCGTCCCTTCCCCATCCCGCACGGCAAGCACTTGCGCAGTGGCTACCTGAAGCGGGAGGATACGCTGGAGAAACTGGCGCAGGTCTGCGGCATCGCCCCCGCTGCGCTGGTCGCCACGGTCTCCGCCTTCAATGCCAATGCGCAGGCCGGCGTCGATCCCGATTTCGGGCGCGGCGGGCGCGTCTACGATGTCTATCAGGGCGATCCCGAACATCAGCCCAACACCTGCCTGGGGCCGCTGACCAAAGGGCCGTTCTATGCCGTGAAGCTGGAGGCCGGGATCATCGGCACCTTCGCGGGCCTAAAGACCGACCGCCACGCCCGCGTTCTGAACGATGGCGGCGCGCCGGTAGGCGGCCTCTATGCCGTGGGCAACGACCAGGCCAACGTGTTCGCAGGCGCCTATCCCGGTGCGGGGGCGACGATCGGCCCGGCCATGACTTTCGCCTATATCGCCGGACGCCATCTTGCGGGGCAGGAGGCGTGA
- a CDS encoding GMC family oxidoreductase, translating into MSEEFDFIVSGAGSAGCVVAARLSENGKYTVLLLEAGPADTAFWIRPPMGYPMLFSNPTVNWMFESEPEAQLNGRRMYQPRGKVLGGTSSINGMLYIRGNAADYDHWRQLGCEGWSFADVLPFFRKSEDQQRGPNAYHGTGGPLTVSDQPGRSKVAEAIVAAAQEAGIPYNPDFNGAEQEGTGFFQTTTRGNRRWNTSQAYLKPARGRTNLKVATGAHATRVLIENGRAAGIEYRTKAGLQTARARREVIVSGGAFGSPQLLQLSGIGPAAHLRERGIAPLVDLPAVGENLMDHFYISLMFRCTQPITINELANSPLRQLKAGIDYVLFKRGPLASNGIFAGIFTRTDERQDRPNLQVNTNIWTVQSRTAAGMKAHPFPGFTMSPVHLNPRATGTVRLRSADPFADPEIRQNFLTERTDVEAMIAAIKVVRGVAAQPALAPYNAGEISPGADARSDDEIEAYVRANAIANLHPVGSCRMGVGEDAVVDPRLRVRGVTGLRVADASIMPSLPAGNTNAPSIMIGEKCAAMILEDAR; encoded by the coding sequence GTGAGCGAGGAGTTCGACTTCATCGTCAGCGGCGCGGGGTCTGCGGGCTGCGTGGTCGCCGCAAGGCTCAGCGAAAACGGCAAGTACACCGTCCTGCTACTGGAGGCCGGCCCCGCCGACACCGCGTTCTGGATCAGGCCGCCGATGGGCTATCCCATGCTGTTCTCCAACCCCACGGTGAACTGGATGTTCGAAAGCGAGCCGGAAGCCCAGCTGAACGGCCGCCGCATGTATCAGCCGCGCGGCAAAGTGCTGGGCGGCACCAGTTCGATCAACGGCATGCTCTATATCCGGGGCAACGCGGCCGACTATGACCACTGGCGCCAGCTTGGCTGCGAGGGGTGGAGCTTTGCCGATGTCCTGCCCTTCTTCCGCAAGAGCGAGGACCAGCAGCGCGGGCCCAATGCCTATCACGGCACCGGCGGCCCGCTGACCGTATCGGACCAACCCGGCCGCTCCAAAGTTGCCGAGGCCATCGTCGCGGCCGCGCAGGAAGCGGGCATTCCCTATAACCCGGACTTCAACGGCGCCGAGCAGGAAGGCACCGGCTTTTTCCAGACCACCACGCGGGGCAACCGGCGCTGGAACACCTCGCAGGCCTACCTCAAACCGGCGCGGGGGCGCACCAATCTCAAGGTCGCGACTGGCGCCCATGCCACCCGCGTGCTGATCGAGAACGGCCGCGCGGCGGGCATCGAGTACCGGACGAAAGCGGGCCTGCAAACAGCGCGGGCGCGGCGCGAAGTGATCGTATCGGGCGGGGCTTTCGGATCGCCGCAATTGCTCCAGCTTTCGGGCATCGGCCCGGCCGCGCACCTTCGCGAGCGCGGCATCGCCCCGCTGGTCGACCTGCCGGCCGTGGGCGAGAACCTGATGGACCACTTCTATATCTCGCTGATGTTCCGCTGCACGCAGCCGATCACCATCAACGAACTGGCCAACAGCCCCCTGCGCCAGCTCAAGGCCGGTATCGACTATGTCCTGTTCAAGCGCGGCCCCTTGGCCAGCAACGGGATCTTCGCCGGCATCTTCACCCGCACCGACGAGCGGCAGGACCGCCCCAACCTTCAGGTCAACACCAACATCTGGACCGTGCAGAGCCGCACCGCCGCCGGCATGAAGGCCCACCCCTTCCCCGGTTTCACCATGAGCCCGGTACACCTCAACCCCCGCGCCACCGGCACCGTGCGCCTGCGCAGCGCGGACCCCTTCGCCGATCCCGAAATCCGCCAGAACTTCCTGACGGAGCGGACCGACGTGGAAGCGATGATCGCCGCCATCAAGGTCGTGCGCGGCGTCGCCGCCCAGCCTGCGCTGGCGCCTTACAACGCGGGCGAAATCTCGCCCGGCGCCGATGCCCGCAGCGATGACGAGATCGAAGCCTACGTGCGCGCCAATGCCATCGCCAACCTGCACCCCGTCGGCTCGTGCCGCATGGGCGTGGGCGAGGACGCCGTAGTCGACCCGCGCCTTCGCGTGCGCGGGGTGACGGGCCTGCGCGTGGCGGACGCCTCGATCATGCCCAGCCTGCCCGCCGGCAACACCAATGCCCCCTCAATCATGATCGGCGAAAAATGCGCCGCCATGATCCTTGAGGATGCCCGCTGA